The Aedes aegypti strain LVP_AGWG chromosome 3, AaegL5.0 Primary Assembly, whole genome shotgun sequence genome contains a region encoding:
- the LOC110679584 gene encoding uncharacterized protein LOC110679584, with protein MAGKSKETVEVIVDDIVADPELIEEHDPELQELILGEWNLDAAIYSILVGHGITVGYLKDIDDAALSEIFSVIKWTGHKYALRKKLQSWPESSFYSTNASHEHGHTSSTSNPGPSNHCLLPSSVTRSHLEDVLERNEKGKIVRNYYEKHHQLDTEHKKYLAHTIVDYYIANDRYFTLTDMARFAHYIVERFPSELAEIYFNPRDNSIGKKHPSGLLYDRFHNRNKKSLLERKRKSNDDIDHWKEYEAKAVALSVEDIERQNCHKNWLRNNQQPAEKVTQLWKESLLLRMRTIVQDTEVDKKNVLAEWPRLTDENGYLLIDADFCSIYGELGDLSNIFNVWEGFVERFLQYVEQKGLNDDYSRELYSRLHETNIPKDSRDFICCTIFHGIVKPVRTSSRKLPTILQAQTDMCYACKTEQDFSEAVAELRDEYEANAVQFFPRIYVIGGTEHLFAFYVVRNFSTNFHHSCVASILS; from the exons ATGGCCGGAAAAAGCAAGGAAACTGTCGAAGTTATTGTTGATGACATAGTAGCGGATCCGGAATTGATTGAAG AGCATGACCCAGAACTGCAAGAATTGATCTTGGGCGAATGGAACTTGGATGCCGCGATTTATTCTATCTTGGTCG GACACGGAATTACAGTTGGCTATCTGAAGGACATTGATGATGCGGCTTTGTCGGAGATTTTCTCGGTAATCAAGTGGACAGGCCATAAATATGCCCTTAGAAAGAAACTGCAGAGTTGGCCTGAAAGTTCCTTCTATTCAACTAACGCTTCTCACGAGCATGGCCATACAAGCAGTACATCAAATCCTGGGCCATCCAATCATTGTTTGCTACCATCGTCAGTAACGAGAAGCCATCTCGAAGATGTCTTGGAGAGAAACGAGAAGGGTAAAATTGTCCGAAACTACTACGAAAAGCATCACCAGTTGGACACAGAACACAAAAAGTATTTGGCTCATACTATAGTAGACTACTACATAGCTAATGATCGCTACTTCACATTAACTGACATGGCTCGATTTGCTCATTACATCGTAGAacgatttccttcggaactAGCT GAAATCTACTTTAATCCTCGAGATAACTCAATCGGAAAGAAACATCCATCTGGTCTACTTTATGACAGGTTTCATAACAGAAACAAGAAATCCCTATTGGAAAGGAAGCGTAAGAGCAACGACGATATCGACCATTGGAAGGAATACGAAGCAAAGGCTGTTGCCCTATCTGTTGAAG ACATTGAAAGACAGAATTGTCACAAAAATTGGCTCCGAAATAATCAGCAACCCGCGGAGAAAGTCACGCAGCTTTGGAAAGAGTCACTCCTGCTGCGCATGCGGACCATTGTACAAGATACAGAAGTTGACAAGAAGAATGTGCTAGCAGAGTGGCCTCGTCTAACGGATGAAAATGGATATTTGCTG ATTGATGCAGATTTTTGTTCCATCTACGGAGAGCTTGGTGATctatcaaacattttcaatgtcTGGGAAGGATTCGTAGAACGATTTCTACAATACGTTGAACAAAAAGGATTGAATGACGATTACTCTCGAGAACTTTACAGCCGTCTGCATGAAACAAATATCCCCAAAG ATAGCCGGGATTTTATTTGTTGTACCATATTTCATGGTATCGTCAAGCCAGTTCGAACATCATCCCGCAAATTGCCAACGATTTTGCAAGCACAAACGGATATGTGCTATGCATGTAAGACAGAGCAGGATTTTTCAGAAGCTGTAGCAGAATTACGTGACGAGTACGAAGCAAATGCAGTTCAATTTTTCCCACGGATTTATGTAATTGGAGGAACCGAGCATCTGTTTGCGTTCTATGTCGTGCGAAATTTCAGTACAAACTTCCATCATTCCTGCGTTGCATCGATCTTGTCGTGA